The following nucleotide sequence is from Pseudomonas sp. S09G 359.
GAACGCGCCGTCGGCGTTCACCAGTTGGATCATGGGTTCGACGTATTCATCCCAGGTCGCCAATACCTCGGCGTAACGCTGGCGCAACGGGATCTGCCGGTCGCTGGTCTTGGCGCGGTCGGCCACGGCGGCGAGGGCCTGTTCGTCGTTGGCGAGTTTTTTCAGCACGTCGCGTACGCGCATGTCGAGCAGGCGCAGTTGACGGGCCAGGTCGTGGCCATCACGGATGTCGAAGGCGTCCTGGATGTAGCCTGCCAGGCGCTCGAGGTGGCGCAGGTAGGCTTCGATTTCCAGGCACAGGCCAAGCCGGTGCTCCTTGCGAAGATAGGCCAGGAAGTCGTGGATCTGCGCGTTCAGCTCGAAACGGTTCGGGCTTTTGGCGACAGGCACCAGGATATCCAGGCGAATCCACACGTCCAGCAGGCTGGTGATGTCCTGGGGCGTGCTGTCCAGTTGTTGGGCGGCCAGTTGTGCGCGCAGCTCGCCGAGGCTCAGGGTGCCTTGGTCGAAGTGTTCGCATAGTGGCTCAAGTAAGGCCCAGTGTTCGGCGAGGGCGCGCAGGACGCGCTTGGGTTCGATCATGGGAATGGCCGGCTGGTTGGCGATTAAAAGTCGCGATTGTACTGCATCAGGCGCGGGATTTATCCACAGCCGGTCAGTGCACAGTGGGCGATTGTTACCGAACAGCGGTAGAATCCCCGCTCTTTACTTATCCACAAGTGGCCGAGCTGTGCTTATCGAGTCCCGACGTCGCGCTTACTTGACCGCCATGCAGGTGGTCAATTGGCTGCCCCGCACCGAACTGCCGTTTGCCGCGCCGTCGCGGCCCGAGCTGCTGCAGGCGCTCGAGCCGTATGAGGCGTTTGAGGTCTCGGGCGAGGAGGCGGCTGCACCGGTGGCGGTGGTCAAGCCCGAGCCCCAGGCGCGCCCGGCGGTCGAGCGCGCCAAGATCGAAGTGCCACGCCCGTCGCCGCTGGCCAAGCCGGTGGTGGCCGAAGAGGTTGCGCCGGTAGTCAAGGCACCGGTGGTGCCACCGCCGCGTTTCGCCCTGCAATTGCTGCGGGCCGGGCGTTGCCTGCTGTTGGTGGAACTGCCCACCGGCGAACGCTTCCAGACCCGCGACCCCGCCTACATGCTGCTCAAAGACATGCTGCGCGCCGCCGGCCTGCCCGACAGCCCGCAAATCGTCGGCGACCCGGTGCGCTGGCCACTGCTGGTGCGTGGCACCATGGACCAGGGCCCTGACGCTGCGCGGGATTTTGTGCAAGGTTTTGTGTCGGCGCGCCTGGAAGACGAACCCTGCGTGTGCCTGTGGCTGATCGGCCTGCCCGCCGTGCGCTTTGCCGGTGAGGCCAATGCCGAGGCCTGGTACCGCGAACTGCAGGTCGAAAGCCTGGGTTCGGTATGGGCCCTGCCGGGCCTGGAATTATTAATGGAAGAGCCACAGCGTAAGGCTGATGTCTGGCAAGCCATGCGCCGGCTGATGGCGCGCTGGAAAACAACCGATGAGTGAGGCTTTATCCTTCCGCCCGATGACCGAGGCCGACCTCGACGCCGTGCTGAAAATCGAATACGCGGCGTTCAGCCACCCCTGGACCCGGGGGATTTTTCTCGACGGGCTGGGCAAATACCAGATCTGGCTGATGTTCGAAGGCGAGCAGCAGGTGGGTCACGGCGTGGTGCAAATCATCCTCGATGAGGCGCATTTGCTGAACATTACCGTCAAGCCGGAAAACCAGGGCCGTGGGTTGGGCTTGGCGTTGCTGGAGCATTTGATGTCCCGTGCCTATGCCGCCAGTGCGCGGGAGTGTTTCCTCGAAGTGCGCGACAGCAATACCGGGGCGTTCCGCCTGTATGAGCGCTATGGCTTCAACGAAATCGGCCGTCGGCGTGACTACTACCCGGCCGTGGGCGGCCGCGAAGACGCAGTCGTCATGGCCTGCACCTTGGTCGACTAAACACACGAACCAATGTGGGAGGGGGCTTGCCCCCGATAGCGGTGTATCAGTGCCTTACTAAGTGCCTGACACACTGCAATCGGGGGCAAGCCCCCTTCCACATTTAGCTCTGTGTTGTGTCAGCGGTTGCCGTCGACCGGGTCGATATCTGCCAATTCGGCCTCATCCAGCCCATTTCCGCCGCCAATCTCATCTTCATCCACGATGCTCAGGTCGTAATCGGCAGGACTGTCTTCCCCTGCTTCGCGGGCATCCCGCGCGCCATCCTCATGTATCAAGGTTTCCGGGCTCATGTCATCGTCAGTCGACTCATGGTCGTCGGTCGAAGCCCCGGTCAGCCCGGCTTCGCGCACCCGCTCGTCGGGCATCAGGTGTTCGCGTTCGCGACGCGGGATCTCGTCGCCGATTTCCGCCGTGGGCTCTTGCTCGTCAAAATCCAGCTCGCGCATCTCACCCATACGGTCTTCGTTGTCGTCAATCGGTTCGGGTTGCGTAGCGCCGTAGGGACGTCGTGATTCAGTCATGGCCAATCCTCATACTGTGGGGCTTATAGTGTGTGGACAGGCACGACGCCCTAAAGATTCAAGCTAACTTATGGCTGGGCGTGACCCGGACGAGCGGTCGTCTGTCAAAGCTGCGCATCATTCCTGAGGCTTTCCCTGATGAACGAACTACAAGACCTGCTTGATAACAACGAACGCTGGGCGGATGCGATCAAACAGGAAGATCCCGAATTCTTCGCCAAGCTCGCCCGCCAGCAAACCCCGGAATACCTGTGGATCGGCTGTTCCGACGCCCGCGTACCGGCCAACGAGATCGTCGGCATGCTGCCCGGTGATCTGTTTGTGCACCGCAACGTGGCCAACGTGGTGCTGCACACCGACCTCAATTGCCTGTCGGTGATCCAGTACGCGGTCGATGTGCTCAAGGTCAAACACATCCTCGTCACCGGCCACTATGGCTGCGGCGGCGTGCGTGCCTCGATGCAGGATCGCCAGTTCGGCCTGATCGATGGCTGGCTGCGCACCATCCGTGACCTGTACTACGAAAACCGCGACGTGCTGGCCCAGTTGCCGACCGAAGAAGAGCGCGTGGACCGCCTGTGCGAGCTGAACGTGATTCAGCAGGTGGCCAACGTCGGCCACACCAGCATTGTGCAAAACGCCTGGCATCGTGGGCAGAGCCTGTCGATCCACGGCTGCATCTACGGCATCAAGGACGGCCGCTGGAAGAGCTTGAACACCACCATCAGTGGTTTTGAGCAGTTGCCGCCGCAATATCGCCTGCGCCCACTGGGCGAAGCCTAAGGGCGTTTGTGCTCGCGCCATTGGGCCATGAACGCCTGCCCCTCGGCGTTCAATGGCTCCTGGCCGCCGGTGATCCAGCCCCGGCAGTTCAGCTCGCCGCACTGGCACGCGAACTGCCGGAACAGCGCATCCTCGGTGCTGGCGTAATCCAGGGTCAGCCGGGAGCCGGCGGCGATGGGTTGCACGGTCCATAGCTCCAGGTACGTGGTATCGAAAAACACGTTCGGGTTGCAGGAATGGCGCAGCAGGCCGCAGAACCAGCTGTCGTACAGGTGGATGCGCGCCGATAATTGCAATGTGTGGGGGCGTCGCTCGCTCACGGCATAGCCGGAAACCTTGGCAATGCGCATGCGGCCGTCAAGGTTTTTGCGTGTCTTGACCCCTGCTGGCGTGCCCGTCGTGGCTTGCATCACCTGAAAGTGTTCGGATGAAGGGTAGCCGTGTTCAACAAGTAGCGTCTTGAATGGGTACAAGCAGTCGCTCACGGTGGTTTTAGCCTTATCCATGGCCTGAGTTTTCATAACTCTCCTTGGTGAGGCTGCATCGACCTGCGGGTGGTGGCTGACTACCAGTCTTGCAGCGGATGGGCGCCGCTCAAGACTTACTGAAGATAGCGCCGATTTCTACTGTCAAATCTGACAGTAGAAATCGGCTTGTTTTTGTGCACTCTTACAGGGCGGGGGCGCTGATGGCGGGGGTTGGGGCGGCGTTCTTGAGTTGTTTGAGCTGAGCCTTGATCGCCGGCGTGGCGCACTTGGCATTCGCCTGTTCCGGGGTCAGGCTGCGCACCGAGGTGTAGAACAGTTCACACGTCTGCTCTTTGCGGGTGACCTGCCAGGTGTTCATACACGCCTTAAGCAGCACATTCGGGTCGCTGGCGGGCTTCTGGCCCATGCCGGCCTGCCAGCAGGCGGCGCTCAAGTCCTGGCCCATCACCGTCAAGCCGGCCTCGTCGGCTTTTTGTTCGTTGCCGTCATAGCTCGCCGGGTCAGCCGCGTACCAGATGTAACTGGGGTGGTTGGAGCCCAGCACCGATACGGTTTTGCCCGCAGCAGGGCTGATCTGCGCCAGGCCCAATACGCTCACGGTCTGGCCGTATTGCTGCTTGATCCAGTTACGCACCGGTGCGCCAAACGCGACCATCGGTAACGAGCCATTGGCGTGCAAGCTCAGCTCCCGGACCATACGCGTCTGGTAGTCGCTGAAGTAGCTGTAGACCCCTTCCAGATCCTTGCCCGCATTGGAGGGCGCGGCGATGGGGGCGATATCGATGATGGTCTGGTAGGCCGGGGTTTCGGTGGCAGGCACGCCATTATCGGTGAGCAGCGCGGCCCAGCGGTCGGTGGTGGCCGATTCCAGGTAATCCTGGGCCTGGGTCAGCGAGTAGTCCGGTGGGAAGTGCAGCAGCTCGATGCTTTTGCGGTTTTCCAGGGCCATGCCCAGCGGCAGGAACAGGTACCAACTGTAGGCCCACTTGCCGTCACTGTTGAGTTTGCTGGCGCCCTGATAGGCGAGGTCGGCGGTATTGAGCAAGGCCGTCAAAGGCTGGCCGTAGGTATCCGGCACACCGCTGAAGGTCGCTGACACTTGCCCGTCATGGGTTTTGACACTGACCTTGGCCCGGCTGTAGCCGTCGCGCTGCAGGCTCTGGTTCAGGTAGTGCTCGGCGGTCTGCTCCAGCGTCCATGGCCGAAAGCAGATCACGTTGCAGTTATTGGGGTAAGCGAACAACTGGGTGACGCGTTGCGTGCTGCCCAGTGGCACCTCGATGTCGGCCTGTACGACCGCACTGGCCAGCAGTGCGGCCAGGGTGAAGGACAACCTGGTCGGTTTGAACATGCTTGATTCCTTGTCAGCGAAGGCCCGTCTGCGCGGGATGAAAGCCCACTTCCACACAGTAGCGGTTGACCAGGAAAACCGCGTGCTAAATCGGCGGGCGTGTCGCTATTGGATAAGAAAACCTACCGGTTGAACTGCAAGGCGTTGCTCAAATCCCCCATGGGCTGCTGGCCACGGGCGATCATTGCATCGTCACGCTGCTTGAGCCCATCGAGTTTCTCCAACTGGAACACCCGGGTGATCAGGCGCAGGATCGACGCCGTGTCGTACACCGTGTGGTCAACCGTGCCTTTGCGCGCAAACGGCGAAACAACCAACGCTGGAATCCGCGTGCCCGGGCCCCAGCGGTCGCCTTTGGGCGGCGCCACATGGTCCCACCAGCCGCCGTTTTCGTCGACCGTCACCACCACCACCATGTTTTTCCACTGGGGGCTCTCCTGCAGCACCTTCAGGGCGCGGGCGATGTGCCGGTCGCCCGAGGCCACGTCGGCGTAACCGGCGTGCATGTTCAGGTTGCCCTGGGGCTTGTAGAAACTCACGGCGGGCAGCTTGCCGGCCTGGGCGTCGGCGAAGAACTTGTTGGTGCTCGATTCGTCGCCCAGCCCGCCGTCACGCAGGCGTTTGTCACGCTCGGCGCGGTTCTGCGGCCCTTGTTGCTTGAAGTAGTTGAACGGCTGGTGGTGGTACTGGAAATTCGGGATTTTCGGAATACCGCCCGAATCCTTGAACTGATCCAGCGTCGCCTGCCATGCCCCGGCGTACCAGGCCCAGTCGACATTGTTTTTCGACAGCTTGTCGCCGATATGTTCGTGGGTCTGCGGCACCAGCACGTTGGGCAGGTCGGGTTTGGAATAGTCGGGGTTTTCCGGGTCACGGGTCCAGGTCGGCCAGTAGGGCGGGGCCAGGGTGTTCACGCCGTAGCCGTCCGGGGTCAACGCGCTTGGGCCGAACTGCGGTGGGCCGGTCATGGCGCTGGCGGGGGATTTGTCCAGCGGCTTGAGGCGCGTGTCGGTGGGGTCATCGCTTTGCAGCGTGGCGATCTGCGCCTTGGCCACCGATTGCGCGGCATTCGGGTAAAACGGCGCGGTCGCACTGATCAGGTATTGATGGTTAAGGAACGAGCCGCCAAACGCGCCCTGGAAGAAGTTATCGCAGAGCACGAACTCCTTGGCCACGTCCCACAGGCGCAGGGCATAACGGCTCTGGGCGTAATGGCCCATCACCAGGCCACCGGAATCCGCCCAGGCGACGAAACCGTCGTTTTTGCCGCCATTGATCTGCATCTGGTTCTGGTAGAACACGTGCCACAAGTCGCGGGTCACCAGGCTCAAGGGCAGGTCTTCGGCATTCGGGCCCTTGAGGGCGTACGGCGCGTTGGGCAGGTTTTCCTGGAATTGTACTTCGCTGGGGTAGGTCACCCCGTCCACACTCTGCGGGCCGACCTGCAGCACGCCACCCCAGGCCGGGGGCAGGGTGGTCAGCAGGCTGGCGTCGCGGTCGCGCTGTTGATACTCGGCGGCGGAAAGCGCCGACAGCGGCTTCTCCACCCCTGGGAAATCCGCAAACAGGTTGTTGAAGCTACGGTTCTCGGCATAGATCACCACCACGGTTTTCACCTGGTCGTGCAGCGCCTTGTCCAGTTCCTGGGGCGTGAGCGGCTTCGCCACCGGCGTTCCCGGTGCTTCGCCGGTATTGCCGCAGGCACTCAAGGTGGCGCCCACCCCCAGCACCGCCGCACCTCCGAGGAAGCGCCGACGGCTGGTGTCTACCGGCGGTTGGGCAACGGAATCGGGGGAAGGGTGGTCTTCGTGCTCATCACTCATTGCTGGGAGTCCCTGCAGGCTGTTTGTTTCAAGATATTTCGCAGGACGGTAGCAACGGAATGTGACGCAAAGAAGACAGTCGCCTCAACGCTATCGGGCGGTTACAACAAGCGCAGCGCCAATTGGCTACCGGCGAGTAAATATTGCACCTGGGCCGCCACGGCGTCCTTGACGATGGCCTCGCCGGTGTCGGTCAGCTTGGCTTTTTTGGCGTCAATGACGCAGCTCTGCAACAACTGCATGGCCACGTCCATGGCCTTCTGGAAAGCGGTTATGTTGTTGTGCAGGCCAAATTCCTTGATCACCGTGGCCATGCGGCAATCGGCGTTATCGCGCAGGCCCTGGTACTCAACGAACGACACGCTGCCGTCCTGGTAAATGGCATTGATCAACTCTTCCAGTGATTTGGATAGGGGCGTCATCGGATGTTCCTTGGGTGGGGTGAGGAGTTATCCGAGACAGGTTAATCAAAGGTGTGGGTGGGCGAAGTCGGCGCTGGCGGTTGTTGGGAGCGGGAAAGTCCCACGCGTCTCGTCAGAAAAGCGGCGCAGATATAAATGTGGGAGCGGGCTTGCTCGCGAAGGCGGTGGATCATTCAGCACATGTCTTGCTGACATACCGCTTTCGCGAGCAAGCCCGCTCCCACACTGACTGCGTTATGGCATGACGGGCGGCAAATACTTCAACGTCGTCCCCAGCGCCCACAGCAAAAACAACACCAGCGGCGTGTGCACCAGTAACTGCACAAACGAAAACCCGATCAAGTCCCGCGCCTTGAGCCCCAGCACCCCCAGCAGCGGCAACATATAGAACGGGTTGATCAGGTTCGGCAGCGCCTCGGCGGCGTTATAGATCTGCACGGCCCAGCCCAGGTGGTATTGCAGGTCGTTGGCCACTTGCATCACGTAAGGCGCTTCGATGATCCACTTGCCGCCGCCCGACGGGATAAAGAACCCCAGCACCGCCGAGTACACGCCCATCAGCAGCGCGTAGGTGTCGTGGGAGGCGATGGAGGTGAAGAAGGTCGAGATGTGGTGCGCCAGGGTCTGGCCGTCACCGCCCTTGACCACGGTCATCAACGCGGCGATCGAGCCATACAACGGGAACTGGATCAGCACGCCGGTGGTGGTGGGCACGGCGCGGGCCACGGCGTCAAGGAAGCTGCGCGGGCGCCAGTGCAGCAGGGCGCCGACCATGATGAACAGGAAGTTGTAGGTGTTGAGCCCCGAGATGGCGCTGATCGCCGGCTTGGTCGAGAACTCATGGAACAACCAGCCGGCCGCCAACAGCGCGAGCAGGATGGTCAGCAATGGGCTGTGTTCGAGCCATTCGCCCGGGCGGGTCGGTGCTTGCGGTTTGGGCAGGTTGAAGGCCGGGTCGACGCCGCAGGCCTTGGCGTCACGGGCGCTGTTCGGGCCGGGAGCGGTGGCGTAGGCGATGATCAGCGATACCACGATCAGCGCCAGCAACAGCACGCCGGATTGCCACAGGAAGATAGTCTCGGTGAACGGGATCATCCCGGTGATCGACAGGATCGACGGCGGCAAGCTGGCCGGGTTGGCCTGCAACTGGGCGGCCGACGACGACAACCCCAATGCCCATACGGCCCCCAGGCCTAAATACGCCGCAGCCCCCGCCGCGCGGTAATCCATGCGCAAATCCGTACGACGGGCCAGTGCACGCACCAGCAAACCGCCGAACACCAGGGACAGGCCCCAGTTGAGCAGGGACGCCAGCATGGAAATCAACGCCACCCAGGCCACGGCGGAGCGGCCGTTCTTGGGGATGCGCGCCAGGCGGTCAATCAGCTTTACCGCCGGTGGCGAACTGGCGACCACATACCCGCCGATCACCACGAAGGCCATTTGCATGGTGAACGGGATCAGGCTCCAGAACCCATCGCCAAAGGCCTTGGCGGCCTCGGTCGGTGCGGCGCCCATGCCCAGGGTCGCCACGGCCACGATGATCACGGCGAGGGCGGCGAACACCCAGGAGTCAGGGAACCAGCGCTCAGCGAAGTTGGAGCAACGCAGGGCAAATCGGGCATAGCGGCTTTCTTCGATAGCATCGGCCACGAGTCGTACCTCTTGTATTTATTATGTGAGGGGCAGTTTGCGCGCATGTTCCTCCTCGGCCATTGATATGGGAATGCAGTTATCTTCATCGATCCATGAGGAAAACAAATATATCTGCTGTGATTGCCATCATCCGGCGCAGCTCATAACCTGCACGCCATTTTGTTTGTCTGCCGAGCCTCTTCATGACTGCCACCTCTGTTCCTCAGGCGCAGCGTTTTTCCCGCTCCGACTACAAAACCCTGGGCCTGGCTGCCCTGGGCGGTGCCCTGGAAATCTACGACTTCATTATTTTCGTATTCTTTGCGCTGACCCTCAGCCAACTGTTTTTCCCGCCGGAAATGCCTGAGTGGCTGCGCCTGCTGCAAAGCTTCGGGATCTTCGTGACTGGCTACCTCGCGCGCCCCCTGGGCGGCATCCTGATGGCGCACTTTGCCGATCACCTGGGGCGCAAGCGTGTATTCAGCTTGAGCATCCTGATGATGGCCTTGCCTTGCCTGCTGATCGGGATCATGCCCACCTACGCGCAAATCGGTTATTTCGCACCGCTGATCCTACTCGCACTGCGTGTGCTGCAAGGCGCCGCGGTGGGCGGCGAAGTGCCCAGCGCCTGGACCTTCGTGGCCGAGCACGCACCGCGTAACCACCGTGGCTATGCCCTGGGCTTCCTGCAGGCCGGCCTGACCTTCGGCTACCTGCTTGGCGCACTCACCGCGACGCTGCTGGCGCAGGTCTTCACCCCGGCGGAAATCCTCGATTACGCCTGGCGTTTTCCCTTCCTGCTCGGCGGAGTGTTCGGCGTGATCGGCGTGTGGCTGCGCCGCTGGCTCAGCGAAACCCCAGTGTTCCTCGAAATGCAGGCCCGCCGCCAGGCCTCCGCCGAACTGCCGTTGCGCACCGTGCTGCGCGACCATCGCGCGGTGCTGCTGCCGGCAATGATCCTCACCTGCGTGCTCACCTCGGCGGTGGTGGTTCTCGTGGTCATCACCCCGACCATGATGCAGAAAACCTTCGGCATGAGCCCCAGCCACACCTTCGCCTTGAGCGCACTGGGCATCGTCTTCCTGAATATCGGTTGCGTGCTCGCCGGCCTGTTGGTGGACCGCATCGGTGCCTGGCGCGCGGTAATGGTCTACAGCCTGTTGCTGCCGGTGGGCATTGCGCTGCTGTATGCCAGCCTGATCAGCGGTGGCGTGTGGCTGGGCGCGGCGTATGCCGTGGCCGGCTTGAGCTGCGGGGTGGTGGGCGCGGTGCCGTCGGTGATGGTCGGGCTGTTTCCGGCGCAGGTGCGGGTGTCGGGGATTTCCTTCACCTACAACATCGCCTATGCGTTATGGGCGAGTACTACACCGTTGATGCTGATCGCGTTGATGCCGACCAGCCCGTGGATTTGCGTGGGTTATTGCGTGGTGATGGGCGCGGTGGGGGTGGTGAGTGTGGCGCTGTTTGGTAAGCGCCACACCCTGGCTGCCTAGGGCTCAGGTCAGGAAATGCCACAGCACCAGCGTACCGACCAGCCCGACCACTGAAACAATCGTCTGTAACACCGACCACACCCAGATTGTCTGCTTCAACTGCAAGCCGAAGTACTCACGCACCATCCAGAACCCGGCGTCGTTGACGTGGCAGAAGAACACCGAGCCGGCGCCGATGGCCAGCGCCACCAGTGAACTCTGGGTGGCGGCCAGCCCGGCCATCATCGGCGCGAGAATGCCTGCCGTCGTGGTAGTGGCGACGGTGGCCGAGCCGGTGGCCTGGCGCAGGGCTACGGCAATCAACCAGGCCAGCAGCAGGTACGGCATGTGTGCGCCTTCGGCAACCTTACTGATGGTCTGGCTTACGCCGGCGTCCAGCAGGGTTTGCTTGAGGCCGCCGCCGGCACCGATGGTCAGCAGCAGCACGGCGATGGGCGCGAGGGCCTTGCGCAGGGTGTTGCCGACTTCGGCGCGTGGCATGCCGGCGGCCCAGCCCAGGCAGATCACGGCGGCGATCACGGCCAGGCCGAGGGCTATCAGCGGCTCGCCAAGGAATTTCAGCACCAGGCCCACGCTGCTTTCGGCTGGCAGGGCGACTTTGGCCAAGGTGCTGCCCAACATCAGAATCACCGGCAACAGAATGATCAGCAACGACACGCCAAAACTCGGCTGGCGCGGCGCTTTGGGCGGTGCGCTGAACAGCGCGCCGATGTCGGCCGGCTCGTCCACGTGCAGGCGCTTGGACAGCCAGTTACCGTAGATCGGCCCGGCCAGGATCACCGCCGGTACCGCCAGGCAAAAGCCCAGCAACATGGTCAGGCCCAGGTCGGCGTGCAGCGCGCCCACCGCAATCAGCGGCCCAGGATGCGGTGGCATCAGGGCGTGCAGGGTGGTCATGCCGGCCAGCGCCGGGATGGCGATTTTCAGCAGCGGCTGGTTCGAACGTTTAGCCATCACAAAGATGATCGGCACCATCATCACCAGGCCCACTTCGAAGAACAGCGGCAAGCCGATCACCATGGCCACCAGTGCCATTACCCACGGCAATGACTTGCCCTTGCCCAACCCGAGCAAGGTGGTGGCGATGCGATCGGCCGCGCCGGATTCGGCCATCAACGCGCCGAGCATCGAGCCCAGGGCGATGATGATCCCGGCCTCACCGAGGATCGCCCCAGCGCCTTTGCTGAACGCCTTGGCGACTTCTTCCGGCGGCAAGCCGGCGCCGACGCCAGCGATAAAAGTGCCGATCAGGATGGACAGGAACGGCGGCAGCTTGGTCGCGCTGATCAGCACAATGATGCTGGCGATGGCCAGCAGAACGCAGAGCATGAGGCGGGTGTCGTGAACCATCCACGCGGCAGTCGATAACTCCAAAACGGGACTCCTTATCGAACAGGTTGGGAAAATTGTTTCTTTTTGTTTCCTGTCGAAAAAGCATACCTGATCCCGCAATGGCCAAGTGCTTATGTACCGTTTTGGTGCGATCAACGTTGCAGCGCCGGCACGCCGGCCGCAGAGCCGTTGCTGTCGGATTTGTAATCTTTGCTCCACCGCCCTGATAGGTCGTGAACGCTACATTGCCCTCGCTTGGACTTTCTCGGCGTGGAACTCTTGTTATGCCAACTTCGGTTAAAAATCTTCTGCTGGCCGGCCTGTTATGGGGCGCAGTCAGTGCTGCCCAGGCGCAAACCTTGACCCTCGATTCAGCCCTGCAAAGCGCGTTTGCCAACAACCCCGACCTGGCGGCGGCGCAATGGGAAATCGACATCGCCCAAGGCGCTCGCCAGCAGGCGGGTTTGATCCCCAACCCGGTGGCCTCCTGGGACGTCGAAGACACCCGGCGCAACAGCCGCACCACCAGCATCAAACTCAGCCAGAGCCTGGAACTGGGCGGTAAACGCGGCGCGCGCATTGACGTGGCCACCCGTGGCCAGGACGCCGCCGCGCTGACCCTGGAGCAGCGCCGCAACCTGTTGCGCGCCGAGGTGATCGACAGCTACTACAGCGCCCTGCGTGCCCAGGAGCGCCTCGACCTGGCGCAACGCTCGCTGGCCTTGGCCGAGCGCGGCCTGGTGGTCGCCAAGGGGCGCGTCACTGCTGGTAAAGCTTCGCCGGTGGAAGCCACGCGCGCCCAGGTCCAGCTCTCGGAAATTCGTCTGGAGCTGAACCGCGCCCAGATCGGCCTTACCGACGCCTACCGCCGCCTCGCCGCCAGCACCGGCAGCGCCGCGCCGGACTTCCAGGCGGTGGCGACACAACGCCAATCCGCGCCGCCCCTGCCGGCTGCTGCGCAACTGCTGGCGCGCCTTGAGCAGACCGTGGAAGTGCGGCTGGCCGAACTGCAAATCCTGCAAAGCGAAGCCAGCGTGGGCCTGGAAAAAGCCCAGCGCATTCCCGACCTCGATGTGTCCATTGGCAGCCAGTACGACGCCAGCGTGCGCGAGCGCGTGAACCTGGTGGGCGTGTCGATGCCGATCCCGCTGTTCAACCGCAACCAGGGCAATGTGCTCGCGGCCAGCCGCCGCGCCGACCAGGCACGCGACCTGCGCAACGCCACCGAGCTGCGCCTGCGCACCGAAACCCGCCAGGCCCTGGACCTGTGGCAAACCGCCAACACCGAAGTGCTCGCGTTCAACCTACAGATCCTGCCCGCCGCCCAAAGCGCGGTGGACAGCGCCACCCGTGGTTTCGAGATGGGCAAGTTCAACTTCCTCGATGTGCTCGACGCTCAGCGCACCTTGATTGCCGCACGCAACCAATACCTCACGGCGACCGCCCAGGCCACCGACGCCTGGGTGCGTATCGAACGGATTTACGGCGACCTCGCCCGGTTTTGATTTTTTCTGGAGTGCCTTATGAACAAACGACACGGCGTGGCGCTTGCCCTCGCCCTGGGCCTGATGCTGTCTGGTGCCGCACTTGCCGAGGAAGAAGAGGGCGAACTTGAACTGACCGAGCAGCAGATTCAGGCCGCCGGTATTCAGCTCGCCCAGGCCCAACCCCGCGCGATCAGCACACTGCTGACGCTGCCGGGCGAGGTGCGTTTCGATGAGGACCGAACCTCACATATCGTGCCGCGTGCGG
It contains:
- a CDS encoding MFS transporter codes for the protein MTATSVPQAQRFSRSDYKTLGLAALGGALEIYDFIIFVFFALTLSQLFFPPEMPEWLRLLQSFGIFVTGYLARPLGGILMAHFADHLGRKRVFSLSILMMALPCLLIGIMPTYAQIGYFAPLILLALRVLQGAAVGGEVPSAWTFVAEHAPRNHRGYALGFLQAGLTFGYLLGALTATLLAQVFTPAEILDYAWRFPFLLGGVFGVIGVWLRRWLSETPVFLEMQARRQASAELPLRTVLRDHRAVLLPAMILTCVLTSAVVVLVVITPTMMQKTFGMSPSHTFALSALGIVFLNIGCVLAGLLVDRIGAWRAVMVYSLLLPVGIALLYASLISGGVWLGAAYAVAGLSCGVVGAVPSVMVGLFPAQVRVSGISFTYNIAYALWASTTPLMLIALMPTSPWICVGYCVVMGAVGVVSVALFGKRHTLAA
- a CDS encoding gluconate:H+ symporter, coding for MELSTAAWMVHDTRLMLCVLLAIASIIVLISATKLPPFLSILIGTFIAGVGAGLPPEEVAKAFSKGAGAILGEAGIIIALGSMLGALMAESGAADRIATTLLGLGKGKSLPWVMALVAMVIGLPLFFEVGLVMMVPIIFVMAKRSNQPLLKIAIPALAGMTTLHALMPPHPGPLIAVGALHADLGLTMLLGFCLAVPAVILAGPIYGNWLSKRLHVDEPADIGALFSAPPKAPRQPSFGVSLLIILLPVILMLGSTLAKVALPAESSVGLVLKFLGEPLIALGLAVIAAVICLGWAAGMPRAEVGNTLRKALAPIAVLLLTIGAGGGLKQTLLDAGVSQTISKVAEGAHMPYLLLAWLIAVALRQATGSATVATTTTAGILAPMMAGLAATQSSLVALAIGAGSVFFCHVNDAGFWMVREYFGLQLKQTIWVWSVLQTIVSVVGLVGTLVLWHFLT
- a CDS encoding TolC family protein yields the protein MPTSVKNLLLAGLLWGAVSAAQAQTLTLDSALQSAFANNPDLAAAQWEIDIAQGARQQAGLIPNPVASWDVEDTRRNSRTTSIKLSQSLELGGKRGARIDVATRGQDAAALTLEQRRNLLRAEVIDSYYSALRAQERLDLAQRSLALAERGLVVAKGRVTAGKASPVEATRAQVQLSEIRLELNRAQIGLTDAYRRLAASTGSAAPDFQAVATQRQSAPPLPAAAQLLARLEQTVEVRLAELQILQSEASVGLEKAQRIPDLDVSIGSQYDASVRERVNLVGVSMPIPLFNRNQGNVLAASRRADQARDLRNATELRLRTETRQALDLWQTANTEVLAFNLQILPAAQSAVDSATRGFEMGKFNFLDVLDAQRTLIAARNQYLTATAQATDAWVRIERIYGDLARF